Genomic DNA from Thermus amyloliquefaciens:
ACGGTCGTACCGCTCATCCCCAAGCTCCGCCTTCCCCTTCAGGGCGCTGCGGTAATCCTCAGGGTCCAGGCCCGGGGAGTAAAGGACGATCCGGCCCGTTTGCGCCTGGGGTACCAGCCAGATTTCAAAACCCTCGAGCTCCCACCCCAGGTCCAGGCCCACCACCGTGGCCTTCAGGGTCAGCTCGCCTTGAGCATGGCCCGCCGGGGAAAAAAGGAGAACTAGGGCAAACCAAAGGGGGATCAACCTGGAAAAGAGCCTCATGGGTACCTCCAGCGCACCTCGGGATCGGTCAGGAAGGCCTCGTTCAACTCATAGGTCAGGACCTCCTCCCCTTGGAAGGCGGGGAAGTGGAAGGCCTTCTCCCCACCTTGGGGCAGGGGATCGGTGAGGGTTAGGTCGGGGAGGCTTTCGTCGCTTCTAAGCCTCAGTTCCACCAGGAGCTTCCCGTTAACCTCCAGGATGCGTTTTTCCACCCGGAAAGGCCCCAGGCTCAAGGTGGTGGAGCGCAGGGCCCGGATGAGCCCCTTGGGCGGTTTCAAGGGGAAGTCCACCACCGTGGCCCCTTGCACCACCACCCGCTTGCGGTACCCCTCCCCGAGGTCCATGGGAAGGGGTACGGGGGGAAGGGGGCGGAGGCGGGGTCCAGCATCACCTGATGGAGGCCGGAAAGGCCGCGGAAGGCGTACCGCCCGGAGGCATCCGTGAGGGCTTGCACCCCGTTGGCCAGCAAGACCCGGGCGTTAGGGAGGGGGATGTCCCCAGGGCCGAAGCGCCCATCCTCGTCCAGGTCCAGGAAGACCCGGCCCAACAGCACCCCCTCAAGGGCAAAGGGACCGGGCCGTTGCAGGGCTAGGGCCTGGGCCTTCCCGCTGGCCGTGGCCGCCCCGTTTTCGCTTACCCCCAGGGCTTGGGCGGTGTTGACCAGCTCCTTGGGCGCCCCGGGCAGGAGGCGGAGTTTGTAGATGAGGCAGAGCCTGCCCTTTCCCCCAAGGGGAAGGTTTTCCCAGATGAGCTGGCCGCCTTCCACCCGGGGCTCCAGGGCCTCCCCTTCCCCTTCGCACCCAGGCAAGACCCGGGCCGTGCCCGGCTCGTAGCGGGTCCCAGGGGGAGGGGTGTCGGTGATGCGCACCGTAAGGCCTGCCGCAGAGGGGTTCTCCAGGATGAGGCGATAGGTAAGAAGGTCCCCCACCACGGCCTCCTTGGGGGTCACCTCCTTCTTCAAGAGCAGGTTCACGCTGAAAACGGGGTGCCTTGTGGTGTTGGAGAGGATGGGGTTGGGGGTTTCCCGGGACTTGAAGGAGAAGGCGTTCTCCACGAGGGTATCGTCGGGGACCGCGGCCCGCACCCTCACCCTCAGGGTGAGGACCGTATCCCCTTGGGGTAGCGCATCCAGGTGCCAGACCACCCTGTGCCCCCCGGGGTCGTAAACCCCCCCGTGGGAGGCGGAAACGAACTCCACGTGGGGGCTTAGGGCATCCTCCACCACCCCTTGGGTGAGGGGGGCAAAGCCGTTAGACACCCGCAGGGTGTAGGTGATCTCCTCCCCCACCCTTAGGGTGGTTCCCGAAGGGGGATCTGCCTCCTTGAAGAGGCTCAAGGCCCCAGCGGGCGCCACCTGCACGGCGTCCACCGTGGCGTTCCTGGCCCCGGTGCCCCTGGAAACGGCCACCAGCCGCACCTGGAAGGCACCGGCGTCAGGAAAGAGGTAGCACACCTGGAAGTCCACCTGCTCCCCAGGACCCAAGACCAGGGGCTGGGCCAGGGGGGCGCCGTCCATCCCCACCAGCGAGTAGCCCACCCCTGCGGGAAGGCCCTCCAGAAGGAGGTCATAGGCATCCTGCACCGTGCCGGCGTTCTCGAGGGTGTGGGGGAAGCAAAGGGGTTGCCCCGCCAAGCCCAGGCCTTGTTGCTGGTCGTCCGCGGAGCCTTCCCCACCGGGAAGGGCCCGGGGGTTGCGGAAGGGGCCCAGGTGGTGCTGGTACAAGGGAAGTACCTCTAAGGTGGCCCTTCCCTCCGCCGGGCCCCCAGGCCCCTCCGCCCGGGCCAGGTTTTCCACCCGCCCCGGAGGCGTACCGGGGGGCACCCGCAGGCGGAAGGTCAGGGTGGCCTCCTCCCCCACCAAAAGCCGGTCCAGCACCAGGCGAATCCCCTTCACCCCCGGGGGTTCGCTTGGGCTCCAACCGACACCGTCGGAGTACTCCACCCGGCCCTTAGGGGCCTGGGCCGTGCCGGGGACAAAGGGCAGGGGGAGGGGCTCATCGGTAAGGATCACGTTCAGGGCCGTGGCCGTTCCCAGGTTGCGCACCCGTAGGCGAACCGTGACCTCCTCCCCGGGCAAGGCCCTCGGGGGCATCTCCTTCTCCACCGCCAGGGCTGGCCCGGAGGTAAGGGTAAGGCGGGCATAGTTGTCGGCGTCCTCCCGTCCGTCGGGGCAGCGGGCCACGGGGGTAAGGAGCAGGGTGCCCGTGGCGGCGGCCGGGGCTTTTACGGCCAAGACCAGGCGGAGGGTTTCTCCCATGGCCAAGGTGGCCTGGGCTAAAGGGGTGGCGGTATCGGGAAGGCCATCCGCGTCCTGGTCAGGGAACAGGGCCACCGCCTCCGGCTCCCAGTCCCGGGGGCCTAGGGCATGCCCCAAGGAGAAGGTAAAGGTGGCGTTCCCGGCATTGGTTAGCGCGTAGGGCAGGTAGGCGTACCCCCCAGGGCTTATGCCCGCCTCTTGGCCGGGAAGCACGGGGGTGCCGTTTGGGGTAAGGGAGGGAAGGCAGAGGGGGCGGACCACGGTCTCCGCCACGTTGGAAAGGTAGCGCTCAGGACCCACCCAGGCCGCGGCTTGGTTGCGGATCACCGTGCCGGCAGGGGTCATGGCCAAGCCCAAGGTGGGGAGGCTAAGCAGCATTCCCAGGACTAAGGTTTTCAGCCTTTTTGCCACCCTCACCTTCTCTACCTCCTTCACCCCTCTCCTCTGCCTCCATCCTCCGCGCACGCTGTCAAAAACGCGTTAAAAAGCCTCTGAAAATTCTTCTCTTTTTTTCCGCCCCCCCTTAGGGGGCCCCGCCCCGGGAAGCCCCGGGGCGGGGGTCAAGGGCTACCGCACCTGCACCTGGAAGGTGATGACGATGCTGGCCGCAGGGGGCATGACGTCGGCGTCGGTGATGGTGTTATCGCCGTTCGTGTCCACCGCCACGTAGAGGCTTCCACCCGCGGGCAAGGAAGTGGGGGGCGTGGGGCTCCAGGTGGTGCCGTCCGTGGAGTAGAGCACCTTGGCCCCGGCGGGGAAGCCCGAGATGGTGGCGGAGGCGCTCACGAAGTCCGTGTAGGCGGGCAGGGGGTCCGTGACGATGACCTTCTTCAGGTCACCCGTGCCGATGTTGGTGGCGGTGATGGTGTAGGTGAGGGTCTCGCCGGGGTAAGCGGTGGCCTTATCCACCGTCTTCTCCAGCCTGAGCTCCCCGCCCACCACCGTGGTGGTCTCGGTGGCAGAGTCGGAGGCCGAACCCGCACCCACCGCACAGCTGGCCGACACGGTGTTCACGTCCACCCGGCCGATGGGCTCGCCCGCGGGCACCTGAACCCGGACGTAGATGGTGGCGGTACCGCCGTTGGGGCCCACGTTTACGTTATTCAAGGAGCTAGACCAGTTGGCGCCATCGGTGGAGTACTGGTAGACCCAGCCGTAGGCCCCGCCACTACCAGAGATGGTGCAGGTCGCCGGAGCGTTGGAGTTGTTGATCAGGGTGTGGGTGTACACCAGGGTGCCCGGGCTGGTTACGGTGCCCTGGCGGTCAGGATCCAAGGCCACTTGGGCCACCAGGTTCACGGTGACCGTGCTGGAGACGGTGTCAGAGATGTTGGGATCGCTGGTGCTGGTGGCGGTGAAGCTCACGTTCTGCGTACCAGGCGCCGCCCCTTGCGGCACGCTGACCGCGGCCACGAAGCACTTCTTCTCGTCAGGGTTCACCGGGCCCACGTTGGTCACGGGGGCGCCATCAGGGGTGCCGTCGCAGTTCGTGTCGGGGTAGAAGACCACGCTCCAACCGGAGGGCACGTTGGCGCTCAGGTTGTAGGTGTCGGGGTTCTTACCGGTGTTGGTGAGCTCCAAGGGGAAGTAGACGGTCTGGCCGGGGTTGGCGGATTGGCCTGCGGGGTTGTCGTTTCCGGCGTTGCCGTCGTTAGAGTACCCTTTGGCTGCCAGGTCCACCGCGTAGCCCGGCAGGATGTCCACCAGCTTATCCGTGGTGACGTCCGACTTGCTGGGGTCGTTCACGCTGGTGGCCTTAAGTTCCACCGTGTAGGTGGTGTTGGGTCCGTCCACAGGGGACTCGTAGTAGTTAGCGGGAAGCTGGCACTTCACCACCACGTTCTGGGTAGCCCCAGGGGCCAAGGGACCAATGGGGCCCGAGATGGGGGTGATGCCGTCCGCGGCGTAGATGGCGCAGGTGGTCCCCAGAGGGAAGGTGAACTCCGGCGAGGTGAGGGTGAGGGTGAGGGTGAAGCTGTCGGGGGCGTTGCCGCCGTTACGCACCACGTTGGTGAAGCTCACCGTCCCGCCGGCATAGGCGCTAGGCACGGTCTGGGTCTCGTTGCCCAGGGTCACCGTCCCGGGGTAGCCCACCACGGGCTGGTAGGTGGCGGCCACGGTGTTGGTGGTGGTGTTGGTCTGAATGGTTTCCCCGGGATCGTTGGCGTCGCCATCCCCGTTGGCGTCAAACCGCACCGTGGCGGCGTTGGGGTAGCTCGTCCCCGCAGGGGCGTTGGCAGGAACCTGAGCCTGGAAGCTGAAGCTGTACTGGGCCCCTTGCGGGAAGAAGGCGCCGGTACCCTCAATCAGCATGCCGATCTTCTTGGTGCCGTCGCCGGTGATGGGAAGCAGGCTGGAGTTGAGGGTCACCCAGCTGGTGCCATCGTAGTAGACGTAGCGGATGCTTCCAGCCCCCGCAGAGCCCGTGGGCATGGCGCTCACCTTAAGGCCGCTCGGAATGGTGTCCTCAATGAGGATGCCCGTCTTGGACGTGCCGTCCACGGTGACGGGAATCCCGTAAGCGGCGCTACCCCCTGTGTTGCTGCCGGAGATGGTGTAGGTGATGGTGCCGCCCGGCTGGACGCTCCCGGAGGGGCTAGCCGCCTTGAAGGCGGTGAAGGCAGCGGCGGTGGTGACGCTGGCGCGGGCCCAGTTGTCGTTGTCCTGGACGCTGGGATTCCCGCTGGAGGTGCCCGCCAGGTTGAGGTTGCCGTACTGGCCGTTTTGCGCCGAGGAGGGCACCGTGGCCGCCACGATCACGCAGGCCGAGGCGTCCGCGGCCAGGGTGACGCTGGTGATGGGGGATTCGCCCGCGTCTACGTTGCCGTTGCAGTTGGGGTCCAGGTAGATCTGGATGTTGGTAAGGTCAAAGTTATCGCCCGTCCCCTGGACGGTGCTCAGGTTGATGGTGTCGGTGCCGTTTCCGGTGTTGGTGACGGTGTACTGGAAGAGCACCTGCCCGCCGGGAAGGGCGCTTCGGACCTGGCCCGGGTTGGTCTCGGTGCCGTTTGGCGTGATGGTAAAGCTGTAGACCTGTTGGACGATGGTGGTGACCAGGTTGGACGTGGTGGTCCTGGGCTGGCCGGCAGAGTCAATGTAGCTGGCGCTGGCCTGGTTTTGGATGGCGGTGCCCGCCGGGGTACCCGCGGCCAAGACCAGTCCCATGGCCAGGACCAGGAGCAAGACCAAAAGCCTTTCTATTCCCTTCATGCTCTAACCTCCTTGCTTTACTTCACTGCTGTGCGCAGGGAAACCTGAACCTTGGTCCCCTTGGGTACCTCAGGGACAACCCACCTTGCGTGCGTGTACTCTTCGGGCTTTACCTCTACCTCCTTTTCCACCTCCTTTCCGTTTTCCACCACCCGGACCCGCTTTTTGAGGGGCGGGAAGCCGAAGGTCTTCCCCCCATCAAAGCTGAACTCCGGGCGGACGGTAACCGAGCCGAGGACCAAGGGCTTGGCGCTTCCTTCCAAGTAAAAGGTTTCCTTGGGGATGGGAATCACCAAGACCACCTGCCGCAGGGTGCCCTGGGAGCGGTTTTCTGCCACCAGGCGCCACTCCAGAACATCCCCCGGCTTGACGCTTAAGGGGTTCTCCTCGTAGACCTCCTTGCCCTCCACCACCTGGACCCGGTACGGCCTAAGGTCCAGGCTGAGGGCCTGGGCCAAGGCCAGGACCAGGGCCAAGAACGCGAGGACTACCGACGCTTTGCGCATACCCACCTCCCTGTTGCCAAGATGCCAACACCCTGTGAAAACGGTGTGAAAGAAGCTATCCCTTATATGGGTTCACTTTCTCAAAGGCAAAGGCCCCCACAAGTGCCGGAGCTTGGGTAGAATGCCTTGCATGGAGCCGAGCCTTCTGGAAAAGCTCTCCGGCACCCTGGCAAACGCCCTCACGGTAACCCTGGGAACAGCCCTGGGCCTGGCCCTGCGGGGAAGGCTTCCCGAAGGCATGGCCCGCATCATGGTCCAGGGGGTGGGGCTCACCACCCTCTTCATCGGGCTTTCCATGGCGGGGGCCTTGGGCAAGGCCAAGGGGGGGGCACTGGACGGGGTGGTTTTGGGGCTCGTGGCCTTGGTCCTGGGGGGGATCGTGGGGGAGTGGTGGCGGGTGGAGGAGGGCCTCGAGGGCCTGGGGGAGAAGATCAAGCGGGCGGTGAGGGGCGGGGGAAGCTTCACCGAAGGCTTCGTGGCGGCCAGCCTCCTCTTCTGCGTGGGCCCCATGACCCTTTTGGGGTCCATCCAGAACGGCCTCACGGGGGATGCCAGCCTGCTTCTCCTCAAGGCCACCCTGGACGGCCTCTCCGCCATCGCCCTCACCAGCTCCTTCGGGGTGGGGGTGGGCTTCAGCGTGCTGGTGATCCTCCTCTACCAAGGGGGGGTGGCGCTCCTGGCCGGCACCCTGGCCCAAGCCCTACCGGACCCTGGAACGGACCCCCGGGTCCTCCTGGTGACGGGGGTGGGGGGGCTCATGGTCCTGGGGGTGGGGATCAACCTCCTGGGCCTCAGCAAGGTGCGGGTGGGCTCCTTTCTCCCCGCCCTCCTCCTGGCCCCCTTGGTCTGGGCCCTGGCCGAATGGCTCTCCTAAGCACCCCCTCGAGGCGTGCGCCCCAGAAAAACCTGGGGCAGGGCCTTTGTTCGCCCCCTAGGGGTCCTGGGCGAAGGCCCTTGCGGCAACCCCTAAGCTTGGGCACTGAGGGCTTTCGGTAAAATGCGGGGCATGGAGCTATCCCCGGAGCTTCTACGCAAGTTGGAAAGCCTTGCCAAAATCCGGCTTTCCCCCGAGGAGGAGGCCCTCCTTCTAGCGGACCTAGGGCGCATCCTGGAGTTCGTGGACGCCCTGCCCCAGGGGGAGGACCTCGAGGAGGAAGCGGCCACGGGCCGCCTGCGGGAGGACGAGCCCCTCCCTTCCCTCCCCCAAGGGGAAGCCCTCAAGCTGGCCCCGGAGGCGGAGGAGGGGTTTTTCCGGGTGCCCAAGGTGCTGGAGTAGCCATGGTGGACCTGAAGCGTCTCCGCCTCGAGCCCGAGACCTTCCGCCGGGCCATCGCCCTCAAGGGGGTGGCCCTGGACCTGGACGAGCTTCTGGCCCTGGACCGGGAGGTGCAGGGCCTCAAGCAAAGGCTCCAGGACCTACAGACCGAGCGCAACCGCATCGCCAAGGAGGTGCCCAAGGCGCCCCCGGAGGCCAGACCCGCCCTCATCGCCCAGGGCAAGGCCCTGGCGGAGGAGGCCAAGGGGGTGGAGGAGGCCCTGCGGGAAAAGGAGGCCCGGCTTTGGGAGCTCCTCCTCCAGGTCCCCCTCCCCCCTTGGCCCGGGGCCCCGGTGGGGCCGGACGACTCCGCCAACGTGGAGATCAAGCGGGTGGGCACCCCCCCGGAGTTTCCCTTCCCCCCCTTGGACCACGTGAGCCTCCTGGAGAAAAACGGCTGGTGGGAGCCCCGGATCAGCCAGGTTTCCGGAAGCCGCACCTATGCCCTACGGGGGGACCTGGCCCTCTATGAGCTGGCCCTGATCCGCTTCGCCATGGACTTCATGGCGGCCAAGGGCTACACCCCCCTCACCCTCCCCTCCTACGCCCGGGAGAAGGCCTTCGTGGGCACCGGCCACTTCCCCGCCGCCCGGGACCAGGTCTGGCCCATCGCGGGCACGGACCTCTACCTCACGGGCACCGCGGAGGTGGTGCTCAACGCCCTGCACATGGGGGAGATCCTCAGGGCCGAGGAACTGCCCAAGCGCTATGCGGGCTACGCCCCCGCCTTCCGCTCGGAGGCGGGAAGCTTTGGCAAGGACGTGCGGGGCCTCATGCGGGTGCACCAGTTCCACAAGGTGGAGCAGTACGTCCTCACCGAGGCCAGCCTCGAGGCCTCCGACCAGGCCTTCCAGGAGCTTTTGGCGAACGCCGAGGAGATCCTAAACCTTCTGGAACTCCCTTACCGCCTCCTGGAGGTCTCCACCGGGGACATGGGCCCGGGGAAGTGGCGGCAGGTGGACCTGGAGGTCTTTGTCCCCTCGGAGGGGCGTTACCGGGAAACCCATTCCTGCTCGGCCCTTTTGGACTGGCAGGCCCGGCGGGCGGACCTCCGCTACCGGGACCGGGAGGGCAGGGTGCAGTACGCCTACACCCTGAACAACACCGCCCTGGCCACCCCCAGGATCCTGGTGATGCTTTTGGAAAACCACCAGCTTCCCGACGGGCGGGTGCGGGTGCCCAAGGCCTTGGTGCCCTACATGGGCAAGGAGGTGTTGGAACCGTGCGCATAGAGGCGGCTGAGCTTCGCATCCTGGAGCTACCCCTGAGGTTCCGCTTTGAGACCAGCTTCGGGGTGCAGACGAGGAGGACCATCCTCCTCTTGAGGCTCTTCGGGGAGGGCCTGGAGGGCCTGGGGGAAGGGGTGATGGAAAGGTTACCCCTCTACCGGGAGGAGACGGTGGCGGGGGCCCGTTACCTGTTGGAGGAGGTCTTCCTGCCCCAGGTGCTGGGGAAGGACTTTCCCAACCCTGAGGCCCTGGGCCAAGCCCTCGCCCCCTTCCGGGGCAACCCCATGGCCAAGGCGGTGCTGGAGATGGCCTTCTGGGACCTCTTTGCCAAGGGCCTGGGCAAGCCCCTGTGGCAGGTGCTGGGCGGGGTGCGGCAGGAGGTGGAGGTGGGGGTTTCCCTGGGCATCCAGCCCTCGGTGGCGGAAACCCTAAAGGCGGTGGAGCGGCACCTCGCCCAGGGCTACCGGCGCATCAAGCTCAAGATCAAGCCCGGGTGGGACTACGAGGTGCTGAAGGCGGTGCGCCAGGCCTTCCCCGAGGCCACCCTCACCGCGGACGCCAACAGCGCCTACCGCCTTTCGGACTTCCCCCGGCTCAGGCGGCTGGACGAGCTCTTTTTGGATTACCTTGAGCAACCCCTGGGCTACGACGACCTCCTGGACCACGCCAAGCTCGGGCGGGAACTGGCCACCCCCATCTGCCTGGACGAGAGCCTCACCTCCGCGGAAAAGGCCAGGAAGGCCATAGAGCTTGGGGCAGGCCGGGTCTTCAACATCAAGCCCGCCCGGCTTGGGGGCCACGGGGAAAGCCTCAAGGTCCACGCCCTGGCGCAAAGCGCCGGGATCCCCCTTTGGATGGGGGGGATGCTGGAGGCGGGGGTGGGAAGGGCCCACAACCTGCACCTGGCCACCCTGCCCGGCTTCACCAAGCCCGGGGACGTGAGCTCCAGCAGCCGCTACTGGGAGGAGGACCTGGTGGAGGAGGCCCTCGAGGCCCAGGAGGGCCTCATGCCCGTGCCGGAAGGGCCCGGCATCGGGGTGCACCTGAAGCTTCCCCTCGTGGAGCGGATCACCCTATGGCAGAGGTACGTGTCCGCGAGCTAAGGGGCCCCCAGGAGATGGAGGCCGTGGTGGAGCTCCAGCGGGAGGTCTGGGGCCGCGCGGAAAGCGACCTGGTGCCCAGGGGCCTCCTCATCGCGGTCCAGGACGAGGGGGGGCTGGTGGCGGGGGCGTTTGTGGAGGGGAGGCTGGTGGGCTTCGTCTTCGGGTTCCCCACCAAAGACCCCACCCTGCAACACTCCCACATGCTGGGGGTGCTGGAGGCCTACCGGGGCACGGGGGCCGCCCTTCTCCTCAAGCGCTTCCAGCGGGACTGGTGCCTGGCCCGGGGGATCAGGAGGGTGGTCTGGACCTTTGACCCCTTGAGGGGGGTGAACGCCAACTTCAACCTGAGGAAGCTTGGGGCCACCGCCAAAACCTACCTTCCCGACCACTACGGGCCCATGACGGGCATCAACGCCGGGGCCCCCTCGGACCGGCTCCTGGCGGAGTGGGAGCTTTTGGCCGAGCGGGTCTACGCCCGCCTCTACGACCCCCCCAAGGAGCCCCAGGTGGACGGCCTCCCCCAGGCCAACCGGGTGGAGGGGGAGGTGCCCCTCGAGGCCCGGCTGGACCTGGAGGCCCCCCGCCTCCTCTTCCAGATCCCCGAGGACTGGGGGCGGAT
This window encodes:
- a CDS encoding DUF554 domain-containing protein, producing the protein MEPSLLEKLSGTLANALTVTLGTALGLALRGRLPEGMARIMVQGVGLTTLFIGLSMAGALGKAKGGALDGVVLGLVALVLGGIVGEWWRVEEGLEGLGEKIKRAVRGGGSFTEGFVAASLLFCVGPMTLLGSIQNGLTGDASLLLLKATLDGLSAIALTSSFGVGVGFSVLVILLYQGGVALLAGTLAQALPDPGTDPRVLLVTGVGGLMVLGVGINLLGLSKVRVGSFLPALLLAPLVWALAEWLS
- the menC gene encoding o-succinylbenzoate synthase, which translates into the protein MRIEAAELRILELPLRFRFETSFGVQTRRTILLLRLFGEGLEGLGEGVMERLPLYREETVAGARYLLEEVFLPQVLGKDFPNPEALGQALAPFRGNPMAKAVLEMAFWDLFAKGLGKPLWQVLGGVRQEVEVGVSLGIQPSVAETLKAVERHLAQGYRRIKLKIKPGWDYEVLKAVRQAFPEATLTADANSAYRLSDFPRLRRLDELFLDYLEQPLGYDDLLDHAKLGRELATPICLDESLTSAEKARKAIELGAGRVFNIKPARLGGHGESLKVHALAQSAGIPLWMGGMLEAGVGRAHNLHLATLPGFTKPGDVSSSSRYWEEDLVEEALEAQEGLMPVPEGPGIGVHLKLPLVERITLWQRYVSAS
- the serS gene encoding serine--tRNA ligase, encoding MVDLKRLRLEPETFRRAIALKGVALDLDELLALDREVQGLKQRLQDLQTERNRIAKEVPKAPPEARPALIAQGKALAEEAKGVEEALREKEARLWELLLQVPLPPWPGAPVGPDDSANVEIKRVGTPPEFPFPPLDHVSLLEKNGWWEPRISQVSGSRTYALRGDLALYELALIRFAMDFMAAKGYTPLTLPSYAREKAFVGTGHFPAARDQVWPIAGTDLYLTGTAEVVLNALHMGEILRAEELPKRYAGYAPAFRSEAGSFGKDVRGLMRVHQFHKVEQYVLTEASLEASDQAFQELLANAEEILNLLELPYRLLEVSTGDMGPGKWRQVDLEVFVPSEGRYRETHSCSALLDWQARRADLRYRDREGRVQYAYTLNNTALATPRILVMLLENHQLPDGRVRVPKALVPYMGKEVLEPCA
- a CDS encoding NEW3 domain-containing protein; this translates as MKGIERLLVLLLVLAMGLVLAAGTPAGTAIQNQASASYIDSAGQPRTTTSNLVTTIVQQVYSFTITPNGTETNPGQVRSALPGGQVLFQYTVTNTGNGTDTINLSTVQGTGDNFDLTNIQIYLDPNCNGNVDAGESPITSVTLAADASACVIVAATVPSSAQNGQYGNLNLAGTSSGNPSVQDNDNWARASVTTAAAFTAFKAASPSGSVQPGGTITYTISGSNTGGSAAYGIPVTVDGTSKTGILIEDTIPSGLKVSAMPTGSAGAGSIRYVYYDGTSWVTLNSSLLPITGDGTKKIGMLIEGTGAFFPQGAQYSFSFQAQVPANAPAGTSYPNAATVRFDANGDGDANDPGETIQTNTTTNTVAATYQPVVGYPGTVTLGNETQTVPSAYAGGTVSFTNVVRNGGNAPDSFTLTLTLTSPEFTFPLGTTCAIYAADGITPISGPIGPLAPGATQNVVVKCQLPANYYESPVDGPNTTYTVELKATSVNDPSKSDVTTDKLVDILPGYAVDLAAKGYSNDGNAGNDNPAGQSANPGQTVYFPLELTNTGKNPDTYNLSANVPSGWSVVFYPDTNCDGTPDGAPVTNVGPVNPDEKKCFVAAVSVPQGAAPGTQNVSFTATSTSDPNISDTVSSTVTVNLVAQVALDPDRQGTVTSPGTLVYTHTLINNSNAPATCTISGSGGAYGWVYQYSTDGANWSSSLNNVNVGPNGGTATIYVRVQVPAGEPIGRVDVNTVSASCAVGAGSASDSATETTTVVGGELRLEKTVDKATAYPGETLTYTITATNIGTGDLKKVIVTDPLPAYTDFVSASATISGFPAGAKVLYSTDGTTWSPTPPTSLPAGGSLYVAVDTNGDNTITDADVMPPAASIVITFQVQVR
- a CDS encoding GNAT family N-acetyltransferase — encoded protein: MAEVRVRELRGPQEMEAVVELQREVWGRAESDLVPRGLLIAVQDEGGLVAGAFVEGRLVGFVFGFPTKDPTLQHSHMLGVLEAYRGTGAALLLKRFQRDWCLARGIRRVVWTFDPLRGVNANFNLRKLGATAKTYLPDHYGPMTGINAGAPSDRLLAEWELLAERVYARLYDPPKEPQVDGLPQANRVEGEVPLEARLDLEAPRLLFQIPEDWGRILREDPNLALRWREHSRQVLGHYFARGYRAVDFARGPNRYVLAKD
- the gatC gene encoding Asp-tRNA(Asn)/Glu-tRNA(Gln) amidotransferase subunit GatC; this translates as MELSPELLRKLESLAKIRLSPEEEALLLADLGRILEFVDALPQGEDLEEEAATGRLREDEPLPSLPQGEALKLAPEAEEGFFRVPKVLE